One genomic window of Canis aureus isolate CA01 chromosome 15, VMU_Caureus_v.1.0, whole genome shotgun sequence includes the following:
- the LOC144284098 gene encoding ubiquitin carboxyl-terminal hydrolase 17-like protein 6 has product MEAAHLHPSEEPQFSASPKPQSCWSRRGGAEVHGGPSVPETTSPASKTLSSPTDPLAPASAGLPPTKTPLSWKSLSQVGAGLQNMGNTCYVNATLQCLTYTEPLASYMLSQQHGTTCRRQTSCMLCTLQAHLTRVLCHPGRVLRPLPLLLATFHRYKQEDAHEYLMFILDAMQQACLPEDKLSDPECPQDSTLIQQLFGGYWRSQIQCLHCQGISSTLEPYLDISLDIGDAHSVIQALEQLVKPELLEGENAYHCRKCLEKVPASKVLTLHTSPKVLILVLRRFSDLTGNKMTKEVQYPERLDMQHYLSEQRAGPLVYVLYAVLVHAGRSCHSGHYFCFVKAGNGQWYKMDDAKISACDVTCALRQPAYVLFYMQKTDLERDLGRESVKEGGLASLEADPTVVGEASGEPAMDPSVNLPELEERGEETSRQQMTLDQWRCLQECNRPKPELNVRRREIALPANAVILHHSKYRPEMPKNHPQQTIDLLTTAAGMLPPQVAGDVAKKSGLKLGFGDSPKARFHGSIWRFNLGGHIQSMICELDKEGRFLAMVGEWSQGTVGPKLGMTGRQQSHVLEGQVTCRFIHLKDIHLILLAAAGIEPLSSFNRLMMPS; this is encoded by the exons ATGGaggctgcccacctccacccctcagagGAGCCTCAGTTCAGCGCCTCTCCCAAACCCCAGTCATGCTGGTCAAGGAGAGGCGGTGCTGAAGTCCACGGAGGACCCTCTGTGCCCGAGACGACATCCCCTGCATCAAAGACGCTCTCCTCCCCGACTGACCCGTTGGCTCCCGCAtcagcagggctgcctcccaccaagacgcctctgagttggaagagcctttcccaggtgggagccgggcttcagaacatgggcaacacttgctatgtgaatgcgaccctacagtgtctgacctacacagagcccctcgccagctacatgctgtcccagcagcacgggaccacctgtaggaggcagacatcctgcatgctgtgtaccctgcaggctcacctgacgcgggttctctgccatcctggacgtgtgctccggcccctgccactcctgctcgcCACCTTCCACAGATACAAGCAGGAAGATGCCCATGAGTATCTCATGTTCATTCTGGATGCAATGCAGCAAGCGTGCTTGCCTGAGGACAAGCTCTCAGACCCTGAGTGTCCTCAGGACAGCACCCTCATCCAGCAACTCTTTGGGGGGTACTGGAGGTCTCAAATCCAGTGTCTCCACTGCCAAGGCATTTCGAGCACTCTggaaccttacctggacatcagccTGGACATCGGGGATGCTCACAGCGTCATCCAAGCTTTGGAGCAGTTGGTGAAACCCGAACTGCTGGAAGGTGAAAATGCCTACCATTGTCGTAAGTGTCTGGAGAAGGTGCCTGCGTCCAAGGTGTTGACTTTGCACACTTCCCCGAAGGTCCTCATCCTGGTCTTGAGACGATTCTCAGACTTGacaggcaacaaaatgactaaggaggtgcaatatcctgagcgccttgacatgcaacactacctgtctgagcagagggcaggacccttggtttatgtgctctatgccgtgctggtgcacgctgggaggagttgccacagcggacattacttctgtttcgtaaaggcaggaaatggccagTGGTATAAAATGGATGATGCTAAGATCAGCGCCTGTGATGTGACTTGCGCGCTGCGCCAACCTGCCTATGTcctcttttatatgcagaagactGATCTGGAGAGAGACCTTGGGAGGGAGTCAGTCAAGGAGGGAGGACTCGCATCTCTCGAGGCAGACCCCACAGTGgtgggtgaggcctcaggagagccgGCAATGGATCCCTCCGTGAACCTTCCTGAGTTGGAGGAGCGTGGGGAAGAGACCTCAAGGCAACAAATGACATTAGACCAGTGGAGATGCCTCCAAGAATGCAACCGCCCTAAGCCTGAACTCaatgtcaggagaagagaaattgctcttcctgcGAACGCAGTCATCCTTCACCACTCCAAATACAGACCTGAGATGCCGAAGAATCATCCTCAGCAGACCATCGACCTGCTCACCACTGCAGCTGGGATGCTCccacctcaggtggccggggacgTGGCCAAG AAATCTGGGCTGAAACTGGGTTTTGGGGACAGCCCCAAGGCTAGATTCCATGGCAGTATATGGAGGTTTAATCTGGGAGGCCACATCCAATCAATGATCTGTGAGCTTGACAAGGAGGGTAGGTTCCTGGCCATGGTGGGTGAAT